The DNA window GCAAGAATTGTTTTGAGTTGTGTACTGTAACGTTTTTCAACAAACTCCGGAATTGTATAAAGCCCCTTATTGATGAAAACAGGTAGAAAATATTTTCCGACAATTAATAAGGTAATAGCTGCCATCCATTCGTATGAAGCAATGGAAAGACCCACTGCAAAACCCGATCCCGACATCCCAATAAATTGTTCTGCTGAAATATTTGCGGCAATTAGAGAAGCACCGATCGCCCACCAGGGTAGGGATTTTCCTGCAAGAAAATAGTCTTCAGCGCTTTTATCATGTCCCTTTTTGTCTCTTGAAACCCATAAACCGATTGTGATGATCAGCAAAGCATAAGCTGCAAATACAATAATATCAAGAGTAGAAAAATTCATTTTAGCATTTAGTCTAAATTGATAATTGATTAAATATATTGTGAACATCAGATAAATTAATGAATAAGAAAAATTGCTTGTTCCGGATGACATCAACATTTACAAATTCAACCGAGAATAAACTGTTTTGAATATTTATAAAATTAAATGCATTGAGTATTGGCAATCACTTTTTATTGACTATTTAAGGTTTTCATTATAGAATTTCATGCCTTCATTTGCTTTTTTATCTTGATCAAATAAAGTAGCGTTGTCCCAATGTGATCCAATGCCCCATCGTGTGCTACACCCCGTTGAAACCCAGGCGGGCTCCCAATAAACAATTCCATTAGCCCCTGCTTCAAATACTTCTTTTTCAAGTTCCATCAAGAATTCCAGTTGACCTTCAGAAGAAATGTCAATTCCGGGAACCCCAGCATCAACTCCTAATATATTACCGGCAGCATCGGCATTTCGAGTCGTAAAAGGATAAGCGGTTTCAACGATCATCAATTTTTTGTTGTGTTTTTTAATTAATAACTCTAAGGCAATGCTTAGGTCATTTAATTCATAATCAGACCACATTGGGTAATAACTTAGGCCTATCCAATCAAAATCAATCACTCCATTGTCAAATGCCTCATCAAACCACCAGAGTCCGTTTTCGGGTTGGGCTATATGCAACATCACTTCAATATTCTTTCCGCTTTCCAGGGAAATATCCCTTACGGCCTTGATTCCTTTATTTATCAAGGTAGAATTTCTATTCCAGTTTATTGGCCATTGAACGGGCTCTCCTGCTTGTAGTATTTCAGGATTTATTTCATTGCCAATCTGAACCATGTCAGGTAGGAGATTCTCATTTGACAATTTTTTTAAGGTTTGATAGGTGTAATTGTAGAGTGAATCAGAAAGCGCTGGAAGATTATTGATTACTGATCTCCATGCCTGGGGAATAGTTTGGCGACCGGGGTCGGCCCAGTCATCTGAATAATGAAAATCGAGAAGCACAGCCATATCCAATGCTCTGGCCCTGGCTATGGATTTTTTAACATCTTCAAAATTAGAATAATTAGTAAACCATGAAGGATCATGCCAAAGCCTCAATCGAACCAGGTTGCAACCATTATCTCTAAATATTTGATAGGGATCTTTTGGCACACCTTCCTCATCAAAATACAAGGCACCGCAATCCTCCATTTCATTGACATACGAAAGATCCGCACCATAATAGTTCAACTGGATAGTATCGGCATAATCTTGAATTGGAATCGGCCCTTTTGAATTATCGTCCCCGTCACAGGCGAAAATAAAATGAGCCAAAACAATGATTAAAATTGTCGATTTAAGAAATGAATTCTTTTGATTCAAAATTTAATATTGAAAGAGGCCGGAATTCAAATAAACAAAATTTTAGGGCCATTAAAGCTGACCCTTTTTAAAACCATAAGTATTCTGACCAATAAAATCTTTGGGAAATTTATCATCTCCTTTAAATCCAATTTCAATTGTTCCGCTTTCTTCTGGAATATAATTGGTTTTAAAAATGTAATCCCATAGACTCAGACTTATTCCGTAATTCACTCCATAGCGTCCTTCAGGCAATACATAGGCATGATGATACAAATGCATCACAGGATTATTAAAAATGTATTTTAATGGCCCCCAGGTAATTTTAACATTGGAATGATTCAAGTGGCCGATCGTTATGGCCAGGAAATGAACTATATAGGCTTGTTGGGGTTCAAAACCGCCTAATATCATGACTCCAAATGTTTTTAATGGTTTATAAAGTATATTTTCCATCCAATGGTATCTCAAATGTGCAGCAAAACCCATTTCCTTCACACTGTGATGAACCTTGTGAAATTTCCATAAAAATGGATAACGGTGGAGAAGAACATGGGTAAACCATTGAACAAAATCGAGTATTATAAAGAAAATCACCAATTGCAACCAGGCCGGCCAGGCTTCCATATTTATGATAGCCAGACTGGCCATAGTAATATTCGCTTCGGCAAAAGCCAGTTCTAAAATTTTATAAACTCCGCTAATAACAATGGCAAAAACGAAAAAATTGAAAAACATATAAAAGCCATCTAACCAAAAATCTTTGCGAAATATTGCTTGATTCTTCCGCCAGGGAAAGGTCAGTTCAAGACCCCAGGCAAAAAGCGATATAACAATAAGCCCCCAGAAATAATTTGTGTACCAGGGTACTTCAAATATGATTGATTTCCAAGTCCATTCCACGGTTCCTAAAAAGGTATTGTAAAAGGCTTCAAAGTACTTTGACATGGATATTAATTTTTTATAAATCTTGAAAAATATTTGTACTATCGAAATAACTCCACTCTATCCAGGAGCCGTCATAATTTTTGACATTATTATATCCTAACAACTGGGAGAGTACAAAGGTTGTATGCGAGGAGCGAACTCCACTATGACAATACACAATAATTTGCTCCTCTTTATCCAAATTCAATTTTTTAAAAATATGTTCAAGAGAATCGCGCGATTTGAATTTCTTGTTGCCCGAAAAATTTATTGTTTCGGCCCAATTGAGATTTAAACTGTTTGGAATTCTTCCTGCTTTGTAAGCCCCTTTCTTATGCTTTTCACCTGAATATTCAATAGCAGAACGTGTATCCAGGATAATTGATTTTTTTGAAATGGCCACTTTGATCTCTGCATATGAAGCAAAATATTTCTTATTTAATTTCCGTGGCAATGCAAACTCAGACTTTTCAACATTCTTATTTTCCTCTGTCAACTGACCACCTTTGGCCTTCCATTCATTTATTCCTCCATGCAAAAGTTTTACCTGATTAAAATTATAATACTGAAGTACCCACCATAACCTGCTTGCTTCACATAGACCATTATCATCATAAATTATTATAGTATCGCTATTTTTTATCCCGATTTTTCTGAACAGCTTTTCAATCTGTTGGGAATTGGCCATCATGCCTTCGAATGGAAATGAGTCATTCTCTAACTCATATCTTTGGATATTCAAGGCGCCCGGAATGTGATGCTTTTTAAACTCATCAGCCTTTCGCATATCTACAATTTTAAGATTAGAATTTTTAATTGAAAGCAGCAATTCATCAACTTCAATTAAATATTGGCTATTGTACTCCGATAGCTTTGTTCCTGAATTCTCAGTTAGGACTTTGCTTTCTTTTTTGCAAGCAAAACCCACAAATATTAAAAGGACCAAGCTAATTCTCCAATACATACCAGTCCACATCTTTTAAATTTTCTCTTCTCCCTTTCTTTTTTGGTGGGTAATTGTTTACTAAATAGTTGACAATCACTTCCTGGTTCATTCCGAGATCCCATAGATTTTGAGTTTCCTGCATCCATTTTATAGTTGAGTTCCAGCGTTCTCTATTCATTCTGTTTTGAATGATCAATTTTGAAGAATGGCAGCCTGTACAATTATTGACTACTGCCATCAGGCCTTCAGCTTCTACCAATCCTGTTCTTAGATGTATTCCGTTTTCAATTTTATCCGGATCATTTTTGGAATTGACTTCAACCACAACAGTTTCTGATCTGAAAGCACTCAAATTTGGGTCATAAATATAGTAGCCAATCATAGCAGCAAGGACTACCGTCATGGTAAATACAAAAAGAACAACATAAATCGTCCTGTTTAATAAATAAATGAAATCCTTATCCTGAGACATTAAATCACTTTTACTGCTATTCTATGGCAGGCATTATTCAAATATCCTTTTGGGTTCCAGCCTGGTACGAGCATTGGTTGTGATTTTCCAGCTGAATCGGTGGCTTTGGCCCAAATTTCATAATAGCCCTTGCCCCGGAATTGTACATTTGCATTAAAATGTTGCCAGGCAAGACGATTAGCCGGCCTTTCAAGTTGACATTCATTCCAGGTAGATCCGAAATCCACAGAATATTCCATTCGCTTTACTTCCAATTCTCCGGCCCAGGCATGTCCGCGAATTTGAAGTGATTTTTTATTCCTAAGAATAGCACCAGACTTCGGAAAAGTAATCAAAGATTTAACCGGCATAGATTCTATTATGCACATGTTTTCATCAGCCACTTTTTCTCCAGGAGCAACGGGATCACAAGGTAATCGATAAGCATCTCCACCCATTTTTGCACCGTCATGAATTTTGTTTCTTATACTAATTCTGTTGACCCATTTTCCGGATGCAGATGCGGGATAGCCTCCAACTACTAGGCGAATGGGGTAACCGTGAACCATTGGGATGTCTTCATCATTGAGTTGAAAAGCCAAAAGGGTTTCATCCTGTAGGGCTTTGTCTATTGGGCAACCTCTTGAAATTACTTCCTTGTCTTTAGCTTTGCTTAAATGCACATCTGAAGAATGATAACCAATATAAACCGCATCACTTTTGATTCCGACATCATTTAAAACATCTTTTAATCGTATGCCGGTCCATTTAGCACAATGTACTGCTCCTATCGTCCATTGATTCCCTTTTGCCGGAGGGTCAAACTCGCTTCGGCCATTGCCACCACATTCCAGTGTCAATTGATAAGAATGTTGTTGAAATTTACTTTTAAGTTGTTCTAATGTATATGTTTTTTTGCTTGCTGCAGATTCACCATCTATTTTCAGAGTCCAGTCTTTAACATTGTTGATCTCAGGGATCAATCCATTATTTCTGATAAACATTCTTGAATTGGGTGTAACTTTTTCATCCAGCAGGTGAGCCTGTGCTTCCATATTCAAGGGCCTGTCATTGAGAAGCACCATTTCTTTATGCTTATTAAATAATTGAAAAGGATCCGCTTCCTGAAGAGCAAGAGGTATATAACCTTCTGGCATATAGGCTCCGAAGACAATATCCGATGCCAAAAGGGCGGCAAATGAAGTCAAGCTAGCTTTTTTTACAAATTCTCGTCTCTTCAATTCTGGATTGATTTATTCTGCTACTTATAAATCTTCACAAGTTATATCTAAATATAAAGGCCTTATGTTACAAATGTTACTGAATCAAAGAAATGGCTATAGTATTTTTCAAAGTTTTTGGGGAAACTAATACTATAATTATGAATCAGGATTTCGATGCTAAATTTACGGGTTGGGCATTTATTATTGGTGCAATTCTCCTCTGGGGAGGATGGGCACTTTCATCACATCATGTCGGCGAATACTTTGTGGCAGAAGATTTTGCTTCAATTGGTGAAAATGTATGGTATTGGATTTGGATGTACCGCATTCATATTTTCGGTTGGGTCACAATGGGTATTGCCATGTTTGCCTTCACTACATTGGTAACCAAAAAACCCATTCGAGTGGTAATGCTCCCCGGAATTGGAATGGTAGTGGTTGGCACATTTACCCTTGCAATAGCAGCTGCTTTCTATTACAATTACGGTGCCTGGGGAGTTGGTCAGACCATGGGAAAATCACCTGAAGAAATTCAGGCTTTTATGGATGGAATTCTATTTACAAATCAATATGTCA is part of the Hyphobacterium sp. CCMP332 genome and encodes:
- a CDS encoding monoheme cytochrome C, which gives rise to MSQDKDFIYLLNRTIYVVLFVFTMTVVLAAMIGYYIYDPNLSAFRSETVVVEVNSKNDPDKIENGIHLRTGLVEAEGLMAVVNNCTGCHSSKLIIQNRMNRERWNSTIKWMQETQNLWDLGMNQEVIVNYLVNNYPPKKKGRRENLKDVDWYVLEN
- a CDS encoding sulfurtransferase, whose translation is MYWRISLVLLIFVGFACKKESKVLTENSGTKLSEYNSQYLIEVDELLLSIKNSNLKIVDMRKADEFKKHHIPGALNIQRYELENDSFPFEGMMANSQQIEKLFRKIGIKNSDTIIIYDDNGLCEASRLWWVLQYYNFNQVKLLHGGINEWKAKGGQLTEENKNVEKSEFALPRKLNKKYFASYAEIKVAISKKSIILDTRSAIEYSGEKHKKGAYKAGRIPNSLNLNWAETINFSGNKKFKSRDSLEHIFKKLNLDKEEQIIVYCHSGVRSSHTTFVLSQLLGYNNVKNYDGSWIEWSYFDSTNIFQDL
- a CDS encoding sulfite oxidase produces the protein MKRREFVKKASLTSFAALLASDIVFGAYMPEGYIPLALQEADPFQLFNKHKEMVLLNDRPLNMEAQAHLLDEKVTPNSRMFIRNNGLIPEINNVKDWTLKIDGESAASKKTYTLEQLKSKFQQHSYQLTLECGGNGRSEFDPPAKGNQWTIGAVHCAKWTGIRLKDVLNDVGIKSDAVYIGYHSSDVHLSKAKDKEVISRGCPIDKALQDETLLAFQLNDEDIPMVHGYPIRLVVGGYPASASGKWVNRISIRNKIHDGAKMGGDAYRLPCDPVAPGEKVADENMCIIESMPVKSLITFPKSGAILRNKKSLQIRGHAWAGELEVKRMEYSVDFGSTWNECQLERPANRLAWQHFNANVQFRGKGYYEIWAKATDSAGKSQPMLVPGWNPKGYLNNACHRIAVKVI
- a CDS encoding glycosyl hydrolase 53 family protein, which encodes MEDCGALYFDEEGVPKDPYQIFRDNGCNLVRLRLWHDPSWFTNYSNFEDVKKSIARARALDMAVLLDFHYSDDWADPGRQTIPQAWRSVINNLPALSDSLYNYTYQTLKKLSNENLLPDMVQIGNEINPEILQAGEPVQWPINWNRNSTLINKGIKAVRDISLESGKNIEVMLHIAQPENGLWWFDEAFDNGVIDFDWIGLSYYPMWSDYELNDLSIALELLIKKHNKKLMIVETAYPFTTRNADAAGNILGVDAGVPGIDISSEGQLEFLMELEKEVFEAGANGIVYWEPAWVSTGCSTRWGIGSHWDNATLFDQDKKANEGMKFYNENLK
- a CDS encoding sterol desaturase family protein, which gives rise to MSKYFEAFYNTFLGTVEWTWKSIIFEVPWYTNYFWGLIVISLFAWGLELTFPWRKNQAIFRKDFWLDGFYMFFNFFVFAIVISGVYKILELAFAEANITMASLAIINMEAWPAWLQLVIFFIILDFVQWFTHVLLHRYPFLWKFHKVHHSVKEMGFAAHLRYHWMENILYKPLKTFGVMILGGFEPQQAYIVHFLAITIGHLNHSNVKITWGPLKYIFNNPVMHLYHHAYVLPEGRYGVNYGISLSLWDYIFKTNYIPEESGTIEIGFKGDDKFPKDFIGQNTYGFKKGQL